The following are encoded in a window of Limibacter armeniacum genomic DNA:
- a CDS encoding pirin family protein, whose translation MKTVLHKAATRGVANHGWLHSNHTFSFASYYNPDRIHFGMLRVLNDDQVAPGMGFGTHPHDNMEIISIPLEGDLEHKDSMGNTTVIREGDIQVMSAGTGVHHSEYNKNKDKEVKFLQIWVFPDKKNVEPRYDQIKLDKEKMSNEFAQVLSPNPDDEGVWIHQNAWFNIGNLDQGTETSYKLHGQGQGVYAFVLEGDVTIEGQQLNKRDGFGIWDAAEIKIKADSNARVLLMEVPMN comes from the coding sequence ATGAAAACCGTATTGCATAAAGCAGCAACAAGAGGCGTAGCTAACCATGGATGGTTACATTCAAATCACACATTCAGTTTTGCAAGCTATTACAATCCTGACCGTATCCATTTCGGTATGCTTCGTGTATTGAATGATGATCAGGTAGCTCCAGGAATGGGCTTTGGTACGCACCCTCATGACAATATGGAAATCATTTCTATTCCACTGGAGGGAGATTTAGAGCACAAAGACAGCATGGGTAACACTACGGTGATACGAGAAGGTGATATCCAAGTAATGAGTGCAGGTACAGGTGTACACCATAGCGAGTATAACAAGAACAAAGATAAGGAAGTGAAGTTCTTGCAAATCTGGGTCTTTCCTGACAAGAAGAATGTGGAGCCTCGTTATGACCAAATCAAATTGGACAAGGAGAAAATGAGCAATGAGTTTGCTCAGGTGCTATCCCCTAACCCTGATGATGAGGGCGTGTGGATTCACCAAAATGCTTGGTTCAACATCGGTAACTTGGATCAGGGAACAGAAACTTCTTATAAACTGCATGGACAGGGACAAGGTGTATATGCTTTTGTTTTAGAAGGTGATGTGACCATTGAAGGGCAGCAGTTGAACAAACGTGATGGTTTTGGTATTTGGGACGCAGCGGAAATCAAAATAAAAGCTGATAGTAATGCAAGAGTATTGCTGATGGAAGTACCAATGAATTAA